The Peribacillus simplex genome contains a region encoding:
- a CDS encoding Gfo/Idh/MocA family protein: MIRLGIIGTNWITERFLEAAKHVEDLSLTAVYSRTEEKAKEFANKYEVHTTFTNLEAMAASDEIDAVYIASPNSHHCRQAVLFLQNKKHVLCEKPMASNAEEVREMIEVAKQNDVLLMEAMKSTIMPNFESIKGNLDKIGKVRRFSGSFCQYSSRYDSYKQGTVLNAFNPEFSSGSLMDLGIYVLYPLVVLFGKPNKVQASGTMLESGVDGQGTILLSYDEMEAVVMFSKITESNLPSEIQGEHGSIIIQKISGPQAVDIQYRDGTTENISVKQDMPTMYYEAKEFVELIQQGKTESDINSYSNSLLTMEIMDEARKQIGIVFPSDRL; the protein is encoded by the coding sequence TTGATAAGATTAGGGATAATAGGTACAAATTGGATCACGGAACGATTTTTGGAGGCTGCAAAGCATGTAGAGGATTTATCGTTAACTGCCGTGTACTCACGTACAGAAGAGAAAGCCAAGGAATTTGCCAATAAATACGAAGTACATACGACTTTTACGAATTTAGAAGCCATGGCCGCTAGTGATGAAATCGACGCAGTATACATAGCAAGCCCTAATTCTCATCATTGCAGGCAAGCCGTGTTGTTTTTACAAAATAAAAAACATGTATTATGTGAAAAACCAATGGCTTCAAATGCGGAAGAAGTAAGGGAAATGATTGAGGTTGCAAAACAAAACGATGTTCTATTGATGGAAGCGATGAAATCGACCATCATGCCGAATTTCGAAAGTATAAAGGGAAATCTGGATAAAATCGGGAAGGTAAGGCGTTTCTCGGGAAGCTTTTGTCAATATTCATCTCGATATGATTCGTATAAACAAGGCACTGTGCTGAATGCATTCAATCCTGAATTCTCCAGTGGCTCTTTAATGGATCTTGGTATTTACGTACTTTATCCGCTTGTTGTTCTGTTCGGTAAACCAAATAAGGTACAGGCATCAGGAACGATGCTTGAATCAGGAGTCGATGGGCAGGGTACGATTCTGCTTTCCTATGATGAAATGGAGGCAGTCGTCATGTTCTCCAAGATTACTGAATCCAATCTGCCTTCGGAAATTCAAGGTGAACATGGAAGCATCATCATTCAGAAAATTTCAGGACCGCAAGCGGTTGATATTCAGTATCGGGATGGAACCACTGAAAATATTTCGGTTAAACAGGATATGCCTACCATGTATTATGAAGCGAAAGAGTTTGTTGAATTGATACAGCAGGGGAAAACGGAGTCCGATATAAATTCATATTCGAATTCACTATTAACTATGGAAATCATGGATGAAGCAAGAAAGCAAATCGGCATCGTCTTTCCTTCAGACCGCTTATAA
- a CDS encoding MerR family transcriptional regulator: MNVYRIGQLAELANVSRRTIDYYTQLGMLNYEQTGSRYRYYTEDALNRLQMINRYKEQNMPLTEIKERLQVLSETTVESEQVLLMVDKISTDLKGLENELLELKPLLEQLDEQQLTYAAQQLSVRGSSLLSIIAMLT, encoded by the coding sequence GTGAATGTATATCGGATTGGCCAGCTTGCTGAACTTGCGAATGTTTCGCGAAGAACCATTGACTATTACACACAATTAGGAATGCTGAACTATGAACAAACTGGGTCAAGATATCGATATTACACAGAAGATGCTTTAAATCGTCTTCAAATGATTAATCGGTATAAGGAACAGAATATGCCATTGACTGAAATCAAGGAACGGTTACAAGTCTTGTCTGAAACCACAGTTGAGTCCGAGCAAGTACTCTTGATGGTGGACAAGATATCTACAGATCTTAAAGGACTGGAGAATGAATTGCTTGAATTAAAGCCGTTACTGGAACAGCTCGATGAGCAGCAATTAACATATGCTGCACAACAGCTTTCCGTTCGGGGGAGCTCTTTATTGAGCATCATTGCCATGCTCACCTAA
- a CDS encoding iron-sulfur cluster assembly accessory protein, which yields MKCKINRNAAKVLQKMLSTEEAEGKMIRVYITHMHGDHAHYDMKLDTPAEHDEIVKTDKDIDILLDSREEFLDGVWIKYFYVPEEGFEITNPSKEPHGHHHH from the coding sequence ATGAAATGCAAAATTAATCGTAATGCAGCAAAGGTCTTACAAAAAATGCTGAGCACTGAAGAAGCTGAAGGGAAAATGATTCGTGTATATATCACCCATATGCATGGCGATCATGCCCATTATGACATGAAACTAGATACACCGGCAGAACATGATGAAATCGTCAAAACAGATAAAGATATCGATATTTTACTTGATTCACGTGAAGAATTTCTGGATGGTGTCTGGATTAAATATTTTTATGTACCTGAAGAAGGCTTTGAAATCACGAACCCTTCTAAAGAACCGCACGGACATCATCACCACTAA
- a CDS encoding GH1 family beta-glucosidase — MKFPHDFLFGAASASFQIEGAWDEDGKGITNWDVFSKIPGKTYEGTNGDVAIDHYHRYKEDIKLMAEMGLESYRFSISWARILPTGDGEVNEKGVEFYNNVIDECLKYGIVPFVTLYHWDLPLTLEQDGGWMNKRTAEAFVKYAEICFRAFGDRIKHWITFNETVMFCGLGYLKGAHPPGIQNDENKYFQATHYVFYAHAKAVEVYKSLKHYGEIGITHVFLPAYSINDKHENVLAARHANEYETFWYYDPILKGEYPVYVVEQLKEKGWTPSWTEEELDTLKRNAEKNDFIGLNYYQPIRVEKNREAVSNMEHSRETSTLAPGNPSFDGFYRTVKMDDKTYTKWGWEISPQGFLDGLHMLKERYGDIKMYVTENGLGDEDPIIDGEIVDVPRIKYIEEHLKVIKRAINEGIHLKGYYAWSVIDLLSWLNGYKKQYGFIYVDHHDQLNRKKKLSFHWYKHIIETRGEEL, encoded by the coding sequence ATGAAATTTCCACACGATTTTTTATTCGGAGCAGCTTCTGCTTCTTTTCAAATAGAAGGAGCATGGGATGAAGATGGAAAAGGTATAACGAATTGGGATGTCTTTTCAAAGATTCCAGGGAAAACATATGAAGGTACAAACGGAGATGTAGCGATAGACCATTATCATCGTTACAAAGAAGATATAAAATTAATGGCGGAGATGGGACTTGAATCGTACCGGTTTTCCATTTCATGGGCACGCATTTTGCCGACAGGTGACGGGGAAGTAAACGAAAAAGGCGTGGAATTTTATAATAATGTTATTGATGAATGCTTAAAATATGGGATTGTTCCATTTGTTACGCTGTATCATTGGGATTTGCCTTTGACGCTTGAACAAGATGGGGGATGGATGAATAAGCGAACAGCTGAAGCATTCGTCAAGTATGCGGAAATTTGCTTTCGCGCATTCGGAGACCGCATCAAACATTGGATCACGTTTAATGAAACGGTTATGTTTTGCGGTCTGGGCTATTTAAAAGGAGCGCACCCGCCTGGAATCCAAAACGATGAAAATAAATACTTTCAAGCGACACATTATGTTTTTTATGCACATGCAAAAGCGGTAGAGGTATACAAGTCATTGAAGCATTACGGTGAAATTGGGATTACCCATGTTTTCCTGCCTGCTTACAGTATAAATGACAAACATGAGAATGTATTGGCTGCCCGGCATGCCAATGAATATGAAACTTTTTGGTATTATGACCCTATTTTAAAAGGTGAATATCCGGTTTATGTGGTTGAGCAATTAAAGGAAAAAGGCTGGACGCCAAGTTGGACCGAAGAAGAACTGGATACGCTAAAAAGAAATGCGGAGAAAAATGATTTTATTGGACTCAATTATTACCAGCCCATTCGCGTGGAAAAAAATCGGGAAGCCGTTTCAAACATGGAGCATTCAAGAGAAACATCTACTCTAGCTCCAGGGAACCCGTCTTTTGATGGCTTTTATCGGACCGTAAAAATGGATGATAAAACATATACAAAATGGGGCTGGGAAATTTCACCTCAAGGATTTTTAGATGGGCTGCATATGTTAAAAGAACGTTATGGTGATATTAAAATGTATGTTACAGAGAACGGACTTGGTGATGAGGATCCGATTATCGATGGTGAAATAGTCGATGTTCCCCGTATTAAATATATTGAGGAACACTTAAAAGTGATTAAACGTGCAATTAATGAAGGCATCCATTTAAAAGGATATTACGCATGGTCTGTCATTGATCTATTAAGTTGGTTAAACGGGTATAAGAAGCAATACGGATTTATTTACGTCGATCATCATGATCAGTTAAACCGGAAAAAGAAGCTGTCGTTTCATTGGTATAAGCATATTATCGAGACGAGAGGAGAAGAGCTGTAA
- a CDS encoding carboxylesterase/lipase family protein: MIGSIVTTVKGHLQGTMENDICVWRGVRYAKAPIDGLRFRSPEPVDKWSGVMDAVDFGPIPPQPMDRAVRTGMAGNEKMDEDCLFLNIWSPRADDKKRPVMVWIPGGAYITGAGSIDMYNGHLLAKNGDVVVVSINYRLGALGYLDFTEYGEIFETNLGLRDQVASLKWVKENIEAFGGDPDNVTIFGESAGGNAVTTLLTVPSARVLFKQAIAESPAPTSVYGKGFARQFSERFLEILGIGKNEIHRLKTHPVQEIVAASYQLLRENSQAMPGSLSFGPVVDGDFLPDYPLDSVRSGKAKGISLLIGTNKDEATLFDQMDPPLIPTNAAMIHKMFENTDPEAKARITNAYINYPEKKAVLGIGRDATFHIPSVWYAEAYSRFEKTWMYRFDYKTAAMRISKLGATHGMEIPFAFQTFDSAFGKRITSYGSRSAALKVSHRMQEHWVNFAKYGNPNPPEGEIWPKYDETNHYTMIFDKKDYIEKDPDRMIRLAWEGVGIYK, encoded by the coding sequence ATGATTGGATCAATAGTTACGACGGTAAAAGGACATCTTCAAGGCACTATGGAAAACGATATATGCGTATGGCGTGGAGTCAGGTATGCGAAAGCTCCGATTGATGGTCTGCGTTTCCGCTCACCGGAACCAGTTGATAAGTGGAGCGGCGTCATGGATGCAGTGGATTTTGGTCCCATTCCCCCGCAGCCGATGGATCGGGCGGTAAGAACAGGAATGGCTGGAAATGAAAAAATGGATGAGGATTGTTTGTTCCTGAATATTTGGTCACCTAGAGCTGATGATAAAAAACGCCCGGTCATGGTCTGGATTCCTGGAGGAGCATATATAACGGGAGCTGGATCCATTGATATGTACAATGGACATTTACTGGCTAAAAATGGGGATGTAGTCGTAGTGAGCATCAACTATAGGCTGGGGGCACTGGGATATCTGGATTTTACCGAGTATGGGGAAATATTTGAAACCAATTTAGGTTTACGTGATCAAGTTGCGTCTCTTAAATGGGTTAAAGAGAATATAGAAGCGTTTGGAGGCGACCCTGATAATGTTACGATATTTGGTGAATCAGCGGGAGGCAATGCGGTTACGACTTTACTTACTGTTCCATCAGCGAGAGTTCTTTTTAAACAGGCCATTGCCGAAAGTCCCGCTCCGACATCTGTTTATGGAAAAGGATTTGCGCGCCAATTCAGTGAAAGGTTTCTTGAGATATTGGGCATTGGAAAGAATGAAATCCATCGCTTAAAAACACATCCAGTTCAAGAGATTGTCGCGGCCTCCTACCAACTCTTACGGGAAAACTCACAAGCCATGCCAGGCTCACTATCATTTGGACCTGTCGTAGATGGTGACTTCCTGCCCGATTATCCACTAGATTCGGTTCGATCCGGAAAAGCAAAGGGAATATCCTTGCTTATAGGAACAAATAAGGACGAAGCGACATTATTCGACCAGATGGATCCCCCATTAATTCCAACTAATGCGGCAATGATTCATAAAATGTTCGAAAATACAGATCCAGAGGCGAAAGCCCGAATTACGAATGCTTATATAAACTACCCAGAAAAGAAAGCTGTGCTTGGCATTGGCCGTGATGCGACTTTCCATATTCCCTCCGTTTGGTATGCGGAGGCATACAGCCGCTTTGAAAAAACTTGGATGTACCGTTTTGATTATAAAACGGCGGCAATGCGCATAAGTAAATTAGGGGCAACGCATGGTATGGAAATCCCTTTTGCCTTCCAGACTTTCGACTCGGCATTTGGAAAACGGATTACTTCATATGGTTCAAGGTCAGCTGCACTAAAGGTTTCCCATAGAATGCAGGAACATTGGGTCAACTTTGCGAAATATGGAAACCCCAATCCCCCGGAAGGTGAAATTTGGCCGAAATATGATGAAACCAACCACTACACCATGATTTTTGATAAAAAGGATTATATTGAAAAAGATCCTGACAGAATGATAAGGTTGGCATGGGAAGGGGTAGGGATTTACAAGTGA
- the kynU gene encoding kynureninase, with protein MDINNFMSTKDYAKALDKEDPLVSYREEFYLNQGMIYMDGNSLGLLSKRAEKSLMKSLEDWKRYGIDGWTEGAEPWFYFSERLGELSAPLVGALEDEVIMGGSTTANLHQLAATFFEPRAGRNKILADELTFPSDIYALQSQLQLHGLDPSEHLVQVKSRDGRFLEEDDIIAMMTGEIALIVLPTVLYRSGQILDMERLTMEAHARGIMIGFDACHSVGAVPHWFDNWEVDFAFWCNYKHLNGGPGCVAGLYVNRKHFARQPGLAGWFGSRKDKQFDMEHTFTQANTVGAFQIGTPHILSMAPLLGSLEMFAEAGIEQVRKKSLRLTQYLMDVIQSELTGYGFEIGSPIHEAKRGGHIILEHPEAARICKALKQEAIIPDYREPNMIRLAPVALYTSFQEVYETVQVLKKIMDGRLYENYENKRGIIA; from the coding sequence ATGGATATTAATAATTTCATGTCGACGAAAGATTATGCGAAAGCTTTGGATAAGGAAGATCCATTAGTTTCTTACAGAGAGGAGTTCTATTTGAACCAAGGGATGATTTATATGGATGGCAACTCATTGGGACTTTTATCGAAGCGGGCTGAGAAAAGTTTAATGAAGTCATTGGAAGATTGGAAAAGGTATGGAATAGACGGCTGGACGGAAGGGGCCGAGCCCTGGTTTTACTTTTCTGAGAGATTGGGTGAATTGAGTGCCCCATTGGTGGGGGCTTTAGAGGATGAAGTGATAATGGGAGGATCTACTACAGCTAATCTGCACCAGCTTGCGGCCACTTTTTTTGAACCGAGAGCTGGCAGGAATAAGATCCTTGCGGATGAACTAACATTTCCGAGTGATATCTATGCACTTCAAAGCCAACTCCAATTGCATGGGCTTGATCCCTCGGAACATTTAGTTCAGGTAAAAAGCCGAGATGGCAGATTCCTCGAAGAAGATGACATCATTGCAATGATGACCGGGGAAATCGCGTTGATTGTCCTTCCGACGGTTTTATATCGCAGCGGTCAGATCCTTGATATGGAGAGGTTAACGATGGAAGCGCATGCGCGTGGAATCATGATAGGTTTCGATGCCTGTCATTCCGTGGGTGCTGTTCCGCATTGGTTTGACAACTGGGAAGTGGATTTCGCGTTTTGGTGTAATTATAAGCATTTGAATGGCGGGCCAGGTTGTGTAGCGGGGTTATATGTGAACCGTAAACATTTTGCAAGGCAGCCCGGGTTGGCTGGATGGTTCGGCTCTAGGAAAGATAAGCAGTTCGATATGGAACATACCTTTACCCAGGCAAATACGGTTGGTGCCTTCCAGATTGGAACTCCCCATATATTAAGCATGGCCCCCCTTTTAGGCTCGCTTGAAATGTTTGCGGAAGCGGGGATAGAACAAGTCCGGAAGAAATCCTTGAGGCTGACCCAATATCTTATGGATGTAATACAATCGGAGTTAACGGGATATGGATTTGAAATCGGGAGCCCAATTCATGAAGCAAAAAGGGGCGGACATATCATCCTTGAACATCCAGAAGCTGCAAGAATATGTAAAGCATTGAAACAAGAGGCCATCATCCCCGATTATCGTGAACCGAATATGATTCGCTTAGCACCAGTTGCCCTTTACACCTCTTTCCAGGAAGTCTATGAAACGGTACAGGTACTTAAAAAGATCATGGACGGCAGATTATATGAAAACTATGAAAATAAAAGGGGAATCATTGCCTAG
- a CDS encoding SDR family oxidoreductase yields the protein MTELMKNKVAIITGGGSGIGRGAALKLAENGANIIFFDRTVENAEKVKEEVENLGREALIIKTDVSKAEQVEHAYKTAHEHFGKIDFVFANAGINGVIAPIEDIKPEDWDQTHTINLKGTFLTIKYAIPYMKETGGSIVINSSINGNRFFKNFGFSAYSSSKAGQVAFGKMAALELARYKIRVNTICPGSIDTNIHDNTFPEDENLKKITIPIEYPEGSQPLARKAGTTEQAGDLVLFLASDMSSHITGTEVYIDGAESLL from the coding sequence ATGACAGAATTAATGAAAAACAAAGTTGCCATCATTACTGGTGGAGGATCGGGAATTGGCCGGGGTGCCGCACTGAAACTAGCTGAAAACGGCGCGAACATCATCTTTTTTGACCGTACAGTCGAAAATGCCGAAAAAGTGAAGGAAGAAGTGGAAAACCTTGGTCGAGAGGCTTTAATCATTAAAACGGATGTTTCCAAGGCTGAGCAAGTTGAACATGCCTACAAGACGGCCCATGAACATTTTGGGAAAATTGATTTTGTATTTGCAAACGCAGGCATTAACGGAGTAATTGCCCCTATAGAAGATATAAAGCCGGAAGATTGGGATCAGACACATACCATAAACCTCAAAGGCACCTTTCTCACCATCAAATACGCCATTCCCTACATGAAGGAAACGGGAGGCAGCATCGTAATCAACAGCTCCATCAATGGAAACCGATTTTTCAAGAATTTTGGTTTTTCCGCTTATAGTTCATCCAAAGCCGGTCAAGTCGCTTTCGGTAAAATGGCTGCACTCGAATTGGCAAGATATAAAATCCGGGTAAATACCATTTGTCCCGGCTCCATCGATACGAATATTCACGATAATACATTCCCGGAAGATGAAAACTTAAAAAAAATCACGATTCCCATTGAATATCCGGAAGGCTCTCAGCCCCTGGCGAGGAAAGCGGGGACTACCGAACAAGCTGGTGATCTCGTATTGTTTCTAGCATCAGACATGTCTTCCCATATTACGGGCACGGAAGTTTATATCGATGGAGCAGAATCACTATTATGA
- a CDS encoding SulP family inorganic anion transporter, which translates to MIKDSRFQGYNMKGFQKDVTAGLVVGVVAIPLGLAFAIASGVEPIYGLYTTIIAGILISILGGSKYQIGGPTGAFVPLLFGIVMQYGYESLLIAGFLAGMILVLMGLLKLGNLMKFIPRPVIIGFTTGIAIIIFSGQIANFFGMKVEKNEAFMDNMKELVIKADTINIYSVIVAIICFVVILLAPRLLPRVPGPLLGLLISTMAAYFLFPDKVATIGSTYGAIPKGFPEFQVPELSVEVIITLLPVAFTIALLGGVESLLSATVADNMGGTKHDSNKELVGQGIANIATPFFGGIPATGAIARTATNIKSGAVSPMSGVIHGIVVLLVLLVFSPYAAHIPLASMAPILMFVAWNMSERKEFAHVLKTKTSDSAVLLVTFLVTVFTDLIMGVGIGLLIAFITFIAKMSHTLKVRERSNEITEIVPIDNSDSKINVYNLEGPLFFGSIDVLESSILENLDNKTKVLVLSMRRVTYMDTSAEAALLAIVNRIGKYKGKLIISGIQQQPKELLLSTGLYHKIEKQHFFKSKEDALYFAKKQLKGNSDKVV; encoded by the coding sequence ATGATAAAAGATTCTAGATTTCAAGGATATAATATGAAGGGTTTTCAAAAGGACGTAACGGCAGGATTGGTTGTAGGTGTTGTAGCCATTCCTTTAGGATTGGCTTTTGCAATTGCTTCAGGCGTCGAACCGATATATGGGTTATATACGACCATCATCGCTGGAATCCTCATATCGATTTTGGGTGGCTCCAAGTATCAAATTGGAGGACCAACCGGGGCGTTTGTTCCTTTATTATTTGGAATCGTTATGCAATACGGGTATGAAAGTCTGCTTATTGCCGGGTTTTTAGCGGGGATGATATTGGTCTTGATGGGTCTTCTTAAGTTGGGCAATTTGATGAAGTTCATTCCCCGTCCAGTCATCATTGGATTTACAACAGGAATTGCGATAATAATCTTTTCAGGGCAAATTGCCAACTTCTTTGGCATGAAAGTGGAAAAAAATGAAGCGTTCATGGATAACATGAAGGAACTGGTGATTAAAGCAGACACGATCAATATATATAGTGTGATTGTTGCAATTATATGTTTTGTCGTCATACTGCTGGCACCTAGACTTCTGCCCCGAGTGCCGGGACCGCTTCTGGGTCTGCTAATATCAACAATGGCAGCCTACTTTTTATTTCCCGATAAGGTGGCTACGATTGGTTCCACGTATGGAGCGATTCCGAAAGGATTTCCGGAATTCCAAGTGCCGGAGCTATCAGTGGAAGTCATTATCACACTCCTTCCCGTTGCATTTACAATTGCCTTGTTAGGCGGTGTCGAGTCATTGTTATCCGCTACCGTGGCCGATAACATGGGGGGAACCAAGCATGATAGCAATAAGGAATTGGTTGGACAAGGAATCGCGAACATCGCAACCCCATTCTTCGGCGGGATACCTGCAACAGGTGCTATTGCCAGGACAGCTACCAATATAAAAAGCGGGGCAGTCTCCCCGATGTCCGGAGTCATTCATGGTATCGTCGTTTTACTAGTGTTGCTGGTGTTTTCTCCATATGCAGCACATATACCTTTGGCTAGCATGGCGCCCATATTGATGTTTGTTGCCTGGAATATGAGTGAAAGAAAGGAATTCGCTCATGTATTGAAAACGAAGACGTCAGATTCTGCGGTTTTGCTGGTCACCTTCCTCGTCACTGTCTTCACTGATTTAATCATGGGAGTAGGAATCGGCTTATTGATTGCATTCATCACCTTCATTGCAAAAATGAGCCACACGTTAAAGGTTAGGGAAAGAAGTAATGAGATTACTGAGATTGTTCCAATTGATAATTCGGATTCAAAGATCAATGTATATAACTTGGAAGGTCCCCTCTTCTTTGGTTCGATAGACGTCCTGGAGTCATCGATATTGGAGAACTTGGATAATAAGACGAAAGTGTTGGTATTAAGCATGCGCCGGGTAACATATATGGACACTTCAGCAGAGGCTGCACTATTGGCGATTGTTAATCGCATCGGTAAATATAAGGGGAAATTAATCATTTCCGGAATCCAGCAGCAACCAAAGGAATTGTTACTCAGCACAGGTTTGTATCATAAGATAGAAAAACAGCACTTTTTTAAATCGAAGGAAGATGCCCTGTATTTTGCCAAGAAGCAGTTGAAGGGCAATTCGGATAAAGTAGTCTAA
- a CDS encoding NADH-dependent flavin oxidoreductase — MNQKYEKIFQPYKFPSGVEVKNRIMMAPMTTYSSDDQGVVTDDELAYYAERSAGVGAVVTACAYVSAGGKGFPGQLSADDDSFIPSLRKLAETIQSNGSKAILQIYHGGRQSPPELLPDNQPVSASAIASNEEAPVPREMSEDEIQYVIKAFGEATRRAIEAGFDGVEIHGANTYLLQQFFSPHSNRRTDNWGGTLGQRLIFPLTIVNEVEKTVAEHAKKPFIIGYRLSPEEGSNPGITLDDTIQFVDRLANQNLDYLHISVGHFWNGSFRESNRTKSRIVKIYDKVGNRIPVVGVGSLHTPDEVAEAMETGVPFIALGRELLMEPHWIEKIRSGKEAEIRTTLSKKDQDELVIPDPLWEKLIGIKGWLPVVSDC, encoded by the coding sequence ATGAATCAAAAATACGAAAAGATCTTTCAACCATATAAATTTCCATCTGGGGTAGAAGTGAAAAATCGTATCATGATGGCTCCTATGACCACTTATTCTTCGGATGATCAAGGCGTTGTAACCGATGATGAACTGGCCTATTACGCTGAGCGCTCGGCTGGTGTAGGTGCGGTGGTCACGGCATGTGCCTATGTATCTGCTGGAGGGAAGGGATTCCCGGGCCAGCTTAGTGCAGATGACGATTCCTTTATCCCATCCTTGAGAAAACTAGCCGAAACGATCCAATCCAATGGGTCCAAAGCGATTCTGCAAATATATCATGGAGGCCGTCAAAGTCCGCCGGAATTATTGCCTGATAACCAACCTGTTTCTGCAAGTGCCATTGCATCCAACGAGGAAGCACCTGTACCGCGGGAAATGAGTGAAGACGAGATACAATACGTCATTAAGGCATTTGGCGAAGCAACAAGAAGGGCCATCGAAGCAGGATTTGATGGTGTGGAAATCCATGGTGCCAATACGTACTTGCTTCAACAATTCTTCTCGCCACACTCGAACCGTCGTACGGATAACTGGGGTGGAACACTGGGACAACGATTGATTTTCCCGCTTACCATTGTGAATGAAGTCGAGAAAACGGTTGCCGAGCATGCGAAAAAGCCGTTTATCATCGGCTACCGCCTTTCTCCTGAAGAAGGCAGCAATCCTGGAATCACTTTAGATGATACAATCCAATTCGTTGACAGACTAGCTAATCAAAACCTGGATTATCTACATATATCTGTAGGTCACTTCTGGAATGGCTCATTCCGTGAGAGTAATAGGACAAAGTCGCGCATCGTTAAAATTTACGATAAAGTAGGTAATCGTATCCCTGTGGTCGGTGTAGGGTCACTGCATACACCTGATGAAGTTGCAGAGGCAATGGAAACGGGTGTCCCTTTTATCGCCCTTGGCCGTGAGCTTCTTATGGAACCGCATTGGATTGAAAAAATCAGGTCTGGAAAAGAAGCGGAAATACGGACTACCCTCTCAAAAAAAGATCAGGATGAACTGGTCATTCCAGATCCGCTTTGGGAAAAGTTGATCGGGATAAAAGGTTGGCTCCCGGTTGTGAGTGATTGTTAA
- a CDS encoding multidrug effflux MFS transporter — translation MFEVKETISSGNEMTKSKRLLMALMLGSFAAIGPLSLDMYLPGLPTLAEDLESSTSLAQLSLTACLLGLALGQIYLGPLSDAKGRRTPLIISLSIYCISSLLCAFAPTIELLLLLRFIQGIAGAGGIVISRAIVRDLFSGSDLTKFFSMLMLVNGAAPILAPVFGGQLLQFTSWRGVFVVISVLSIIMVAAAFFGIKETLTSNLRSAGGVNDTIRTFGNLLRDRVFMGYAFSQGFISAAMFAYISGSPFVLQNIYGVSPQIFSLIFAINGIGIIIASQVAGKLAGKVKEEKLLQMGLCLALFGGILLLASVLLEIGLAGILVALFLSVSSVGIVGTTSFSLAMQNQKKTAGSASALIGLLPFILGSLMAPLVGLGSGESPLPMGIVMVSCHVIAMCAYLLLARRGLRRVA, via the coding sequence ATGTTTGAAGTGAAGGAAACGATATCATCAGGCAACGAAATGACTAAATCCAAAAGGCTGTTGATGGCTCTTATGCTGGGGTCTTTTGCAGCAATTGGACCACTGTCACTTGATATGTATTTACCGGGTCTCCCTACACTGGCGGAGGATCTGGAAAGCAGTACGTCTTTAGCGCAGCTGAGTTTGACGGCCTGCTTGTTAGGGTTGGCGTTAGGGCAAATTTATTTAGGGCCGCTAAGTGATGCAAAAGGAAGGCGGACACCGTTAATCATATCTTTATCCATTTATTGCATTTCCTCTCTGTTATGCGCTTTTGCTCCCACCATTGAATTGCTTTTATTATTACGTTTTATCCAAGGTATTGCGGGAGCGGGAGGCATTGTCATTTCAAGGGCCATAGTTCGTGACCTTTTTTCAGGATCGGATTTGACCAAGTTCTTCTCCATGTTAATGCTGGTGAATGGGGCGGCGCCGATATTGGCTCCGGTTTTTGGCGGTCAACTTTTGCAGTTCACGTCTTGGCGGGGAGTCTTCGTTGTCATTTCAGTATTAAGTATCATTATGGTTGCGGCCGCATTTTTTGGGATAAAGGAAACTTTAACGTCTAATCTCAGAAGTGCAGGTGGGGTAAATGATACTATCAGGACATTTGGGAACTTATTGAGAGATCGTGTTTTTATGGGCTATGCTTTTTCACAAGGATTCATAAGTGCCGCTATGTTCGCTTATATTTCCGGATCGCCTTTTGTTCTCCAGAACATTTATGGGGTTTCCCCACAGATCTTCAGCCTGATTTTTGCAATAAACGGAATTGGGATCATCATCGCTTCACAAGTTGCCGGAAAGCTGGCAGGGAAGGTTAAAGAAGAAAAACTGCTACAAATGGGATTATGTCTAGCTTTGTTTGGGGGAATATTGCTTCTTGCCTCAGTCCTTCTCGAAATTGGGTTGGCAGGAATCCTGGTCGCATTATTCCTCTCCGTCTCCAGCGTCGGTATTGTCGGTACAACGAGTTTTTCTTTAGCGATGCAAAATCAGAAAAAAACAGCAGGCAGTGCTTCGGCTTTAATTGGCCTGCTTCCCTTCATATTAGGATCACTAATGGCTCCCTTGGTGGGACTAGGTTCAGGTGAGTCACCCTTGCCGATGGGAATTGTGATGGTAAGTTGTCATGTCATCGCCATGTGCGCTTATTTACTCCTTGCCCGCCGCGGGTTAAGGCGAGTTGCTTAA